In one Drosophila pseudoobscura strain MV-25-SWS-2005 chromosome X, UCI_Dpse_MV25, whole genome shotgun sequence genomic region, the following are encoded:
- the Cyp28a5 gene encoding probable cytochrome P450 28a5: MILITLALGLATVGLLYLLMTWNFDHWRKRRVPGPKPKIPTGNYPHMYTMKRHAIYDLNDIYVKYKNKYDAVGIFGGRVPQLLVISPELARRVFVSDFKHFHDNEVSNLIDEKSDFIFANNPFSLTGDKWKQRRADVTPGLTMSRIKTVYPVTNKVCQKLSEWVDKQIRLGAPEGINAKDMSLCFTSEMVTDCVLGLSAESFSDNPTPIMGHIKDLFSQSWSFLIYFVIISTFPSLSHLIKLRFVPPKVERFFIELMENAVKARRAQLVAGKQFERTDFLDYILQMAEKRSLDTRQLLAHTMTFLLDGFETTATVLAHMLLLLGREPEAQKRLREEILAHVKDGIVSFEKLNELPFLDACVQETIRIFPPAFMSNKLCTEAIELPNKDGPNFTVEVGTTIVIPHYCFMLDEDYFPDSQSFQPDRFMEPDAAKKFRERGTFMGFGDGPRVCIGMRFALAQIKAAVVELITKYNVKVNPKTRKDNLYDPMSFITSLQGGIWLDLEAL; the protein is encoded by the exons ATGATTCTGATTACTTTGGCCTTGGGGCTGGCTACGGTCGGCCTTCTGTATTTGCTGATGACATGGAATTTCGACCATTGGCGGAAGCGTAGAGTGCCGGGACCCAAGCCGAAGATACCCACGGGCAACTATCCCCACATGTACACGATGAAGCGACATGCCATTTACGATCTCAATGACATCTATGT AAAGTACAAGAACAAGTACGATGCTGTGGGTATATTCGGGGGACGAGTGCCACAGCTGTTGGTGATTAGTCCGGAACTGGCACGTCGGGTGTTTGTGTCGGACTTCAAGCACTTCCACGACAACGAGGTATCCAACTTGATTGACGAGAAGAGCGACTTCATCTTTGCCAATAATCCATTCTCGCTGACCGGCGACAAGTGGAAGCAGCGTCGCGCAGACGTAACCCCAGGCCTGACCATGAGTCGA ATCAAGACGGTCTATCCGGTGACGAATAAGGTGTGCCAGAAGCTGAGTGAGTGGGTCGACAAGCAGATACGTCTGGGTGCACCCGAGGGCATCAATGCCAAGGAT ATGAGTCTCTGCTTCACCTCTGAGATGGTCACCGACTGTGTGCTGGGGCTCAGTGCCGAGAGCTTCTCGGACAATCCCACACCCATTATGGGCCACATCAAGGATCTGTTTAGCCAGTCCTGGAGCTTTCTGATCTACTTTGTTATAATCAGCACCTTCCCCTCGCTGAGCCATCTGATCAAGCTGCGCTTTGTGCCGCCCAAGGTGGAGCGCTTCTTCATCGAGCTCATGGAGAACGCTGTGAAGGCACGGCGCGCCCAATTGGTCGCTGGGAAACAGTTTGAGCGCACGGACTTCCTCGACTATATCCTGCAGATGGCAGAGAAGCGGAGCCTGGACACACGCCAGCTGCTGGCCCACACCATGACGTTCCTGCTGGATGGCTTCGAGACGACGGCCACAGTGCTCGCCCacatgctgttgctgctgggccgCGAACCCGAAGCGCAGAAGCGCCTAAGGGAGGAGATCCTGGCTCATGTCAAAGATGGCATTGTCAGCTTCGAGAAGCTCAATGAGTTGCCCTTCCTTGATGCCTGTGTGCAAG AAACAATTCGCATTTTCCCGCCCGCCTTCATGTCTAACAAACTCTGCACCGAGGCCATTGAGTTGCCCAACAAGGATGGCCCCAACTTCACTGTGGAGGTGGGCACCACCATTGTCATACCGCACTATTGCTTCATGCTGGACGAGGACTATTTTCCCGATTCTCAGTCCTTCCAGCCCGATCGTTTCATGGAGCCCGATGCGGCCAAAAAGTTCCGCGAGCGCGGCACCTTTATGGGATTCGGAGATGGTCCCCGTGTCTGCATTG GAATGCGCTTTGCCCTGGCTCAGATCAAGGCGGCTGTCGTTGAGCTAATCACAAAATACAATGTCAAGGTGAATCCCAAGACCCGAAAAGACAACCTCTACGATCCCATGAGCTTTATCACTTCCCTGCAAGGTGGCATCTGGTTGGATCTGGAGGCACTTTGA